A stretch of the Equus caballus isolate H_3958 breed thoroughbred chromosome X, TB-T2T, whole genome shotgun sequence genome encodes the following:
- the ALAS2 gene encoding 5-aminolevulinate synthase, erythroid-specific, mitochondrial, protein MVAAAILLQRCPVLARGPTGILGKVIKTHQFLFGIGRCPILATHEPICSQIHLKATKAGGDSPSWAKSHCPFMLSELQDGKSKIVQKAAPEVQEDVKTFKTDLPSSLTSTSLREPFSSPQEPEQTSEKVTHLIENNMAGNHVFGYDQFFRDKIMEKKQDHTYRVFKTVNRWADAYPFAQHFFEASVASKDVSVWCSNDYLGMSRHPRVLQATQETLQRHGAGAGGTRNISGTSKFHVELEQELAELHQKDSALLFSSCFVANDSTLFTLAKILPGCEIYSDAGNHASMIQGIRNSGAAKFVFRHNDPDHLKKLLEKSNPETPKIVAFETVHSMDGAICPLEELCDVAHQYGALTFVDEVHAVGLYGSRGAGIGERDGIMHKMDIISGTLGKAFGCVGGYIASTRDLVDMVRSYAAGFIFTTSLPPMVLSGALESVRLLKGEEGQALRRAHQRNVKHMRQLLMDRGLPVIPCPSHIIPIRVGDAALNSKICDLLLSKHGIYVQAINYPTVPRGEELLRLAPSPHHSPQMMEDFVEKLLEAWTEVGLPLQDVSMAACNFCRRPVHFELMSEWERSYFGNMGPQYVTTYA, encoded by the exons ATGGTGGCAGCAGCCATATTGCTACAGCGCTGCCCAGTGCTTGCCCGGGGCCCCACAGGCATCCTGGGCAAGGTGATTAAGACTCACCAGTTCCTGTTTGGTATTGGACGCTGTCCCATCCTGGCTACGCATGAACCAATCTgttctcaaatccaccttaaggCGACAAAGGCTGGAGGAG ACTCTCCATCTTGGGCTAAAAGCCACTGTCCCTTCATGCTGTCAGAACTCCAGGATGGGAAGAGCAAGATTGTACAGAAAGCGGCCCCAGAAGTCCAGGAAGATGTGAAGACTTTCAAGACAG ACCTGCCCAGTTCCTTGACCTCAACCAGCCTGAGGGAGCCATTTTCCAGTCCCCAGGAGCCAGAGCAAACTTCAGAGAAGGTCACACATCTGATTGAGAACAACATGGCTG GAAACCATGTCTTTGGTTATGACCAGTTTTTCAGGGACAAGATCATGGAGAAGAAACAGGACCACACCTACCGTGTGTTCAAGACTGTGAACCGTTGGGCTGATGCATACCCTTTTGCCCAACACTTCTTTGAGGCATCTGTGGCCTCAAAGGATGTGTCTGTCTGGTGCAGTAATGACTACTTGGGCATGAGCCGGCATCCTCGGGTCTTGCAAGCCACACA GGAGACCCTGCAGCGTCATGGAGCTGGAGCCGGTGGCACACGCAACATCTCAGGTACCAGTAAGTTTCATGTGGAGCTGGAGCAGGAGCTGGCTGAGCTACACCAAAAGGACTCAGCCctgctcttctcttcctgctttgtGGCCAATGACTCTACTCTCTTCACCTTGGCCAAGATCCTTCCAG GGTGTGAGATTTACTCAGATGCGGGCAACCATGCTTCAATGATCCAAGGTATCCGCAACAGTGGAGCAGCCAAGTTTGTCTTCAGGCACAATGACCCTGACCACCTGAAGAAACTTCTAGAGAAGTCCAACCCTGAGACACCCAAAATTGTGGCCTTCGAGACTGTTCACTCCATGgatg GTGCCATCTGTCCCCTTGAAGAGTTGTGTGATGTGGCCCATCAGTATGGAGCTCTGACCTTCGTAGATGAGGTTCATGCTGTAGGACTGTATGGGTCCCGGGGCGCTGGAATTGGGGAGCGTGATGGAATTATGCACAAGATGGACATCATCTCTGGAACTCTCG GCAAGGCCTTTGGCTGTGTGGGCGGCTACATCGCCAGCACTCGTGACTTGGTGGACATGGTGCGCTCCTATGCTGCCGGCTTTATCTTCACCACTTCACTGCCTCCCATGGTGCTCTCTGGGGCTCTGGAATCTGTGCGGCTGCTCAAGGGAGAGGAGGGACAAGCCCTGAGGCGAGCCCACCAGCGCAATGTCAAGCATATGCGCCAGCTACTAATGGACAGGGGCCTTCCTGTCATCCCCTGCCCCAGCCACATCATCCCCATCAGG GTGGGTGATGCAGCACTGAACAGCAAGATCTGTGATCTCCTGCTCTCCAAGCACGGCATCTACGTGCAGGCCATCAACTACCCAACTGTCCCCCGGGGTGAGGAGCTGCTGCGCCTTGCACCTTCCCCCCACCACAGCCCTCAGATGATGGAAGACTTTGTGG